In Notolabrus celidotus isolate fNotCel1 chromosome 22, fNotCel1.pri, whole genome shotgun sequence, the genomic stretch TCAGaggtttttgttcctttttcgcCCCGGGTCAGATTCTGGGTCCAAAACAACCTGCATCATTTTTaccttgatgctagcaacagGTAGAAACTAAAACCGGATTATCTTGAACGACCCGGCTTCAAGATCTGATTAATCTGACATCTGTAATCTGATCAGATGGACTTTAATCTGAATCTAAAGCAGGAACTCTTTctggtgtttttctgcctctacGACTGAAACTCAGATTTATCTTCAGTATTTATTGAAGTTAGAAAAGAGTCGTGACGCTGAcggatgaaacaggaagtagataTTTCACggtgcagcagctgtttgttgCTGAGATTAAAGGATACGTCCAGCTCGCTCTGcagggaaacaaacaaacaaacaaacaaacagtcagaATGTCTCCTCTCTGAAACTGAAGCTGTTAAAGAGTCTGATCTGAACTCACCACCCGGCTGAAGTATTTATCCAGAACCTCCACGAAGTTATGAACCAGCTCGTAGACGGAGAGCTCGTtctgcagacacaaaacaaaacacacgtCTGATTTATCTTTTCTGCCATTCCTCAAACTGctgtactgtccctttaagagccAGGTGTGTTTCTCACCTCGCTGTCTGTGACTCCGACCACGATGTAGAGAGCGGCGTACTGACGGTACACCAGCTTAAAGTCTTTGTACTCCACAAACGAGCACTGAAACAAAGACCACATGGGTTAGActgagaggacagacagacagacagacagacagatggacggacagacaggtgatcagacagacaggtgatcagacagacagacaggtgatcagacagacagacagacaggtgatcagacagacagacagacagacagacaggtgatcaGACAGGtgatcagacagacagacagacagacagacaggtgatcagacagacagacagacagacagacagacaggtgatcagacagacagacagacagacaggtgatcaGACAGGtgatcagacagacagacaggtgatcagacagacagacagacagacaggtgatcaGACAGGtgatcagacagacagacaggtgatcagacagacagacagacagacggacagacggacagacagacagacagacagacagacagacagacagacagacagacagacagacagacaggtgatcaGTCACCTGGTCCTTCTTGCGGCTCAGGCAGCAGCGGACCACGTCGGCCTCCAGCAGAGCCCTCCTGCTCAGCTCCACAGGTGTGTAGTACCTGGACAGTCTGGTCTGGCCCTGCCGGTTCACCATCAGTATGAACTTTATCATCCTGAGACCAGCCGGCTGCAGAGACAACCACACATCAATAATTTTATTCAACACATTTCAACACCTTTATTGGTCCTTATTTTAATAAGATCagatattctttattcttttgttacagcagcttacaacacgggacaggggaacacaacaatgtactaacatagttaaaaaatataataacaataagaataacaatgacaagggtaaaatataatattaatataatattatttgttgttttgatttattctgtcatttatttgattctttggctttaaataaaaaatatattttaatgtttaaaagatgaataaatcaCTTTCTCAGGTATAAAGTCACTGATGTTCAGAGACAGCTTTAACACTGCAGGAAGTCGCGTTCAAGGTCCCGTTATCAGAGACAGCATAATGTCCGAGGCGCACTTGAAGGCAGCATATTGTACTCGTATAACAAACTATTAATAAACTTTAATAAtagatttaaataattaaataatacttAAAGTTAAACTCAAACAGAGTCACACATCAGTCACTGTCAGGAGTTCAATGAGACTCACCTTCTTATCTGAGCTGAGGCTTCATGGATCCATCAGGCTAACAACACAGGCTAATCTCAGGCTAACATCAGGCTAACATCACAGGCTAACAGCAGGCTAACATCACACAGGCTAACATCACAGGCTAACATCACAGGCTAACAACACAGGCTAACATCACAGGCTAAAACAAGGCTAACATCAGGCTAACATCACAGGCTAATCTCAGGCTAACACCAGGCTAACAACACAGGCTAATCTCAGGCTAACATCACAGGCTAACACCACTCAGGctaacatcacaacaacagtcTGATCGAGCTGATATCGGAtgaattattaatttattttaagaacagagagagttcttaaaggaggagaggaagcctGTCAGACTCTCTCAGTCTGATTAAAGCTAGATTAAAGATAAAGGACATTAAAGCTAACAGGAGGAGTCACTTTACAAGCTAGCCTGAATAATAAGCATGTTGACGCATGCTCAGTAGAGGCCTCCAGCTGGTGCGTTCAAGGAGGTACGGTGAAATAAGCTTCTGCAACTTCTTTAAGaattatcattgttttaactGGATAACCatctgaaatatatatatattaaatgttATAACAGTAATGTGTATTTGGAAATGTTTCCTGCTATTTTCAGGGGAAAATAAAATTTCAAAGAGTCGacttataaatgtaaatgtgtttatttctgtttcagtgTTCAGTCTGAGAGTTTAATCTCTCAtatcatgtgttgtttttaaactttaaaacatgtaaACTGTATTTGAGAAGTGCTGAGTGTTTATTCTCTTGTTGTTTCAGGTGTGTTTTGATCTCCTCTGTGATTCATTAAAGTGACCAGTGGGTGGCGTCACCGTCACAAAATTCAAAATTCTCTTTTATTCTGATTAAATTAAGAGGCTTCATATTGTTGTGGATTCTTCTATCCTTCATACTGAGTGTAAATATAATGTGAAAGTGAACCAGCATGAAGCCACAGTTAATTTAATTTACATTAACACTGCTATCAATCTGCTGTCATTATTCTGTTTAGTCACATAAGAtcaaatattcctttattcgaCCCACgacggggaaatttaaagtgttacagcagcagagtagagagtgcaaaacagtatgaagtaaacaagagcctatagAAGAGCAATTATTACAAAGTTATTAGCAGttaaaattcaataaataatATAAGCATATATTACGAACATATAtacaccatcctgaacagcactgtgtctactgtggactctttcaggttcctgggatccacaatctcccgggacctgaggtggacctcccacatagacacaatcagaaaaaaggcccagcagaggatgtacttcctgcgtcagctcaggaagttcaacctgccccaggagctgctgatcatgttctacacctccatcatccagtctgttctgtgtacctccatcactgtctggtttggctctgcaaccaaactagacaaacacagactgcagcggactataaggactgcagagaaaatcatcggtgtcgacctgccccccatccaggacttgtaccggtcccgggccaggaaacgggcaggtagcatcaccgctgacccctcacaccctggacacaaattcttcaaactcctcccctccggcaggcgctacagatcactgtgcgccaaaacaacccgccataagaacagtttcttcccccaggctgtcactctgatgaacactaaaccataacagtgtcatacctgtcagataaatactctctgtaaatatacatgtagatacacaatgcaacaattctcaagcagaattccatatttctattttttgtattatttaacttctattttataatgtaaaactacctctgcaactcaccactgcactttatcatattattttagcctgtacatattagtcaagctatttgttgtttctttgtatttatagctaaggttattgttattatattttcattttattttttattgtagttcttattcttattcctattcttatgccttgtacaaagagagcacagtttaccaaagtcaaattccttgtgtgttcaagcatacttggcgaataaagctgattctgattctgattctgattctgattctgacacaactaaataagtacatttacaaatatttacaaaaccagtgatgcagtTAAAAATGTGCAGATTTGTAACAtaggtttattttattctattctattccacctttatcattgctattattcttattgttattatattttttaactatgttagtacattgttgtattcccctgtcccgtgttgtaagctgctgtaacaaaatcaatttcccccaatgggagacaaataaagtaaatatcttatcttatcttaaaaaatatacagaactgagaagatgtgTAGAAAaacatattgcacatgtaagaagagagggatgagtaattattGCACATTGATAAATAGATGGAGTAGATATTACACTTGAGTCTGTTTTGGTGAGGTTATTGTTGCTGAATCCTAAATAAAATCATGTGTATGggcctattttattttatttatttattttttcttccaaaTGAATTAAGAAGTTTCACAGAATCAAAAGAAACCTTTAAAAGCAGGAGAACAATAGTAACATTTTGGGAATCCGTCTCTGTAACTGTGAATTCACATGAAGCTGTAATATCCTACGTTCTTCCTGTCCCCTGAATCTCACACCGTGTGTTTGGATGACACGGGAAAAGGCAGGATGTGTTTTCCCAGCATGCATCGCGGCCGGGTTCTCCCTCCGTGatcagcagggagagagagaggcagtaaTGGCGGCCGGATAGATCCACATCAAACCCCGAGTCCGCATCCAGCCGCTCTCAGCGCAGCCTCCGCGGGCAGACAGCCTCCCTCAGCGCGGGGAGACCACAGACCCAGACCCGGAGAGGAGACCCGGGCTCCAGGGGGGACGGGGACCCTGCAGTGGACCTGAGCTGCTGGACTTTCCTTctacttttataaaaaaaagaaaaagaaaaaaagagaaagatggaggagcagcccggaggaggaggaggaggaggagcaggaggagcgggcacacagaggcagcagcagcaggggggcaaccagaaccagaaccaggccACAGGAGGAGTCATGGTGCCCCACCAGCCGGACGAGCTGCCCCGGCCCCAGCAGCAGTACACCATCCCCGGCATCCTGCACTACATCCAGCACGAGTGGGCCCGCTTCGAGATGGAGAGGGCGCACTGGGAGGTGGAGAGGGCCGAGCTCCAGGTCAGCACACCGGGCACTGAAccaggggagggaggggggcagtTAACAGGGACAGTCTGGCTCTTCTGTTATTATGAACACTTTAATTTACCCCCCCTGAAACACCAGAGTTAATAAGCTGTGAGCTaaaactgaagctaacgtttaCTAACATGGGAATCACGACCATGAAGTTAGCATCACATTCGTAGCTTCAGAGCAGAGCTGTTATGGAAACAAGACCTGAAGTCACTGATCCAGAACCTCAAAACCTCAAAACCTGGACCTGTGAGAGCTGAACCACTCACCTTAGAGAGGCTACAGGCTCTTTAAAACATAACTTCAGATTTATGGAACCTTTGATTATATCTCTGATcagctttaaaggtgatttCACTGTTTTATTCACCTCTGACCTGAAATCTCCCTTTTCACCTATTCTATTTGTGATCTTAATCCAgcccctggttcctgctgttggAAATGTTCCTACTTCCTGGGGATTGTCcctgcagttgaaaagcacctttagcTGCAGGTGTAAACAGGGACGAGTACTGAGAAAGTTCCTCCAGgtggatttattattattattgtgtaaGTACCAACATGTAGTCCACATGTCCCAAACCCCTGCTGGGTCTGTCTGTCCTGTAGTCTGACAcagtaacatgtaaacatcatgaagtgtccttcagtctgtgtttgttgttaaagTCAGAGATATGATTCATCAACAGGTCACCCTGCTCTCTATAGGACACAGTGAGGCGTTCAGGGACCTGTTATTACCTGATATACACTGTTTATAAGTGAATCTAAAGCTAACAGCCTCATGTAAACATGATCAGGTCTGTTCCAGACTCTTCAAACCCAGTTCTGAGGCCCAGCTGTTCACCAGGTAGCTTCATCAGCTAGCAGCTGAGCTACCTGTGCTGGAGGGACAAACCAGAATGGCTGAATACAGATATGAGCTGACAGTCAGCTGTTCTCACTCTGACTTCATGTTCTCACTCAGACCCTTCAGAGCTTCACAGCATGATGAACACATGAAGTCTAACAGGGTGAAGTGACAACAAATAGAATAAAGCTTCCAGaaatctgaaactgtgtttacaGGAGTCTTTAGCTGTTCTGGAATAATGTGGTCCAGGTCTGAGGtgatttttgtttagtttttattcagtacaaattgaaacatgttttacagAAAGTCAAAGtaacaaagctttttttaataaagtaaaGAGGTACATGAAACAGGTATAAgacatttatttaatcattctTATAAGTGAGGTGATCATAGtgagaaataaatattttggaaaaga encodes the following:
- the strn3 gene encoding striatin-3 isoform X2 translates to MEEQPGGGGGGGAGGAGTQRQQQQGGNQNQNQATGGVMVPHQPDELPRPQQQYTIPGILHYIQHEWARFEMERAHWEVERAELQPLVPAVGNVPTSWGLSLQLKSTFSCRCKQGRVLRKFLQVDLLLLLYSSNPVLRPSCSPGSFIS
- the ap4s1 gene encoding AP-4 complex subunit sigma-1: MIKFILMVNRQGQTRLSRYYTPVELSRRALLEADVVRCCLSRKKDQCSFVEYKDFKLVYRQYAALYIVVGVTDSENELSVYELVHNFVEVLDKYFSRVSELDIMFNLDRVHIILDEMIQNGHIVETNKSRILAPLTALDKMADS
- the strn3 gene encoding striatin-3 isoform X1, with amino-acid sequence MEEQPGGGGGGGAGGAGTQRQQQQGGNQNQNQATGGVMVPHQPDELPRPQQQYTIPGILHYIQHEWARFEMERAHWEVERAELQPLVPAVGNVPTSWGLSLQLKSTFSCRCKQGRVLRKFLQVDLLLLLCKYQHVVHMSQTPAGSVCPVV